The Brassica oleracea var. oleracea cultivar TO1000 chromosome C6, BOL, whole genome shotgun sequence genome includes a region encoding these proteins:
- the LOC106298492 gene encoding PLASMODESMATA CALLOSE-BINDING PROTEIN 5 produces the protein MTLPHLHLSLLAATAIMLVAIADAQAGGQVLQAELWCVAKNNAEDSSLQTAIDWACGQGGADCSPIQQGRACNDPTDIQKMASYVFNNYYLKNGLADDACNFNNNAALTSINPSQGTCRYPSSKRVSNGRVADDTSMGSGQADMSRGRRVSTTWILLAFTILMVTWIIHL, from the exons ATGACTCTCCCTCACCTCCATCTCTCTCTCCTCGCCGCGACGGCGATTATGTTAGTGGCGATTGCGGATGCGCAGGCCGGGGGACAAGTGCTTCAAGCGGAGCTTTGGTGCGTCGCGAAGAACAACGCGGAAGATTCGTCGCTACAGACGGCGATCGATTGGGCATGTGGACAAGGAGGCGCGGACTGTAGTCCGATCCAGCAGGGTAGAGCTTGCAACGACCCGACGGATATCCAGAAGATGGCGTCGTATGTGTTCAACAACTACTACTTGAAGAACGGACTCGCCGACGATGCTTGCAATTTCAACAACAACGCTGCTCTCACTTCCATCAATCCCA GTCAAGGAACTTGCAGATACCCTTCGAG TAAGAGAGTGAGCAATGGTCGAGTCGCGGATGATACTTCAATGGGTTCAGGACAAGCAGATATGAGCCGTGGCAGACGGGTTTCCACCACTTGGATCTTGTTGGCCTTCACCATATTGATGGTGACATGGATAATTCATCTCTAG
- the LOC106296660 gene encoding uncharacterized protein LOC106296660 isoform X1 — MIQSTGSRGEDQMTQVARGVCHSPIGGSVVLASSLFHPESKSVVASGSNGSEKAGPIGHSLAEDDNQGSCHTNTSFPSPIAHPRCALIRSLPMRIPRHPWEQLAGGETSRKFCS; from the exons ATGATCCAATCAACTGGGTCTCGGGGAGAAG ACCAGATGACCCAGGTCGCGAGGGGGGTTTGCCACAGCCCGATTGGTGGGAGCGTGGTGTTGGCTAGTAGCCTTTTCCATCCAGAGTCGAAGTCAGTCGTTGCTAGCGGGTCAAACGGCTCTGAGAAAG CAGGCCCCATAGGACATTCCCTAGCTGAAGACGACAACCAAGGATCTTGCCATACAAATACATCTTTCCCATCTCCAATTGCCCATCCAAGGTGTGCCTTGATAAGGTCCCTTCCGATGAGAATTCCACGCCATCCATGGGAGCAGCTAGCCGGTGGTGAGACATCTAGAAAGTTCTGCTCATGA
- the LOC106296660 gene encoding uncharacterized protein LOC106296660 isoform X2, giving the protein MIQSTGSRGEDQMTQVARGVCHSPIGGSVVLASSLFHPESKSVVASGSNGSEKGPIGHSLAEDDNQGSCHTNTSFPSPIAHPRCALIRSLPMRIPRHPWEQLAGGETSRKFCS; this is encoded by the exons ATGATCCAATCAACTGGGTCTCGGGGAGAAG ACCAGATGACCCAGGTCGCGAGGGGGGTTTGCCACAGCCCGATTGGTGGGAGCGTGGTGTTGGCTAGTAGCCTTTTCCATCCAGAGTCGAAGTCAGTCGTTGCTAGCGGGTCAAACGGCTCTGAGAAAG GCCCCATAGGACATTCCCTAGCTGAAGACGACAACCAAGGATCTTGCCATACAAATACATCTTTCCCATCTCCAATTGCCCATCCAAGGTGTGCCTTGATAAGGTCCCTTCCGATGAGAATTCCACGCCATCCATGGGAGCAGCTAGCCGGTGGTGAGACATCTAGAAAGTTCTGCTCATGA